Proteins encoded together in one Peribacillus asahii window:
- a CDS encoding CoA-disulfide reductase, with translation MKIIIIGGDAAGMSAAMQIVRNSSDHQITVLEMGEVYSYGQCGLPYVISNKIDSTDKLIARTQTEFKEKYGIDARILHEVCQVDTKNKQVYGINHANEEKFYLSYDRLLIATGVSPVIPEWEGAHLSGIFTLKTIPDAKRIIESLERDVKNVTVIGGGYIGLEMAESFAELGKKVTIIERNEQLAKIFDEEMAELIHEEAKKQNIDLRMSESVEAFLGEDKVEFIKTDKGEIETDLVLVAVGVRPNTSFLDKTGIITSVNGAIQVNAYMQTNIEDVYAAGDCATQYHRIKEKDDHIPLGTHANKQGQIAGLNIINIPKTFKGVLGTSIIKFFSLTLGKTGLSEREATLLNIPYQTVTIKTSDIAGYYPNAKKMTLKLLVHNKSHKILGGQIIGEKGIDKRIDVLATALFHSMTAEQLLDLDLAYSPPYNGVWDPLQQAARRIK, from the coding sequence ATGAAGATAATAATTATTGGCGGAGATGCAGCAGGTATGAGTGCTGCCATGCAAATTGTAAGGAATAGCTCAGATCACCAGATTACTGTTCTTGAAATGGGAGAAGTATACTCATATGGCCAATGTGGGCTCCCTTATGTGATTAGCAATAAAATTGATTCAACAGATAAATTAATAGCTCGGACACAGACTGAATTTAAAGAAAAATACGGAATTGATGCACGAATCTTACATGAGGTTTGCCAAGTTGATACAAAAAATAAACAAGTGTATGGGATAAACCATGCAAATGAAGAGAAGTTTTATTTGTCATATGACCGTCTCCTTATAGCTACTGGCGTAAGCCCGGTTATACCTGAGTGGGAAGGTGCTCATCTTTCGGGTATATTCACTTTAAAGACGATTCCAGATGCAAAGCGAATCATAGAATCCCTTGAAAGGGATGTTAAAAATGTCACGGTAATTGGCGGCGGATATATTGGGCTTGAAATGGCTGAGAGTTTTGCGGAATTGGGTAAGAAGGTAACAATCATTGAACGAAATGAACAATTAGCAAAAATTTTTGATGAAGAAATGGCAGAGCTTATCCATGAAGAAGCAAAGAAGCAAAACATTGATCTTAGAATGAGTGAATCTGTAGAAGCTTTTCTTGGCGAAGATAAAGTTGAATTTATAAAGACTGATAAAGGGGAGATTGAGACTGATCTTGTTCTAGTTGCTGTTGGTGTACGGCCAAATACTTCTTTTTTAGATAAGACTGGAATCATTACAAGTGTAAATGGTGCAATCCAAGTAAATGCATATATGCAAACAAATATTGAAGATGTATATGCAGCAGGCGATTGTGCAACACAATACCATCGAATCAAAGAAAAGGATGATCATATTCCATTAGGAACACATGCAAATAAGCAAGGTCAAATTGCAGGATTAAACATAATTAATATTCCAAAAACTTTTAAAGGTGTATTAGGAACCTCTATTATTAAATTCTTCAGTTTAACACTTGGAAAGACAGGATTATCAGAAAGAGAGGCAACATTATTAAACATTCCCTATCAAACAGTTACGATAAAAACATCTGATATTGCAGGCTATTATCCAAATGCTAAAAAAATGACCTTGAAATTATTAGTACATAATAAATCACATAAAATTCTTGGGGGACAAATTATTGGAGAAAAGGGGATAGATAAGAGAATCGATGTACTTGCAACGGCTTTATTTCATTCTATGACAGCTGAGCAATTGCTAGATTTAGACTTAGCATATTCACCTCCATATAATGGAGTCTGGGATCCGCTCCAACAAGCCGCAAGAAGAATAAAATAA